GTGGATTAAGGCTTACCAGGAACAGTTGAAATGGCTGGCTTCGGAGCTCTGTTTGGCCGAAGAACGGGAACGCCGCTCGATTGCCAGCGACCTGCATGACAATATCGGCCAGGCCCTGGCAATCATCAAGATGAAGTTTCTGCAGCTGCATTGCAATTCGGTGCTGTGCAAGTTCCAGGACAGTATCGAAGAACTCCGGCTGCTATTGGACGACGCCATCGGGAACGCCCGGTCCCTGACCTTCGAGATCAGCCCGCCCGTCCTCTACGAACTGGGGCTGACGCCGGCGCTGCAATGGCTGGCCGAAGAATTCCACCGGAAATACCACACCGGTATCGAGGTAACGACCGAGGGGACGCCGGAGCCCCTTTCCGACGATCTGAAAGTGACCTTCTTCCGGGCGGTCAGGGAACTGCTGTTCAACGCCGCCAAGCACGCCAAGGTCAGCCGGGCGTGGGTCCGGGTCGTCTGGGAGCGCGGCGCGCTGAAGGTGGAGGTGCGCGACGACGGCGCGGGCTTTGACGCGTCGGAAATCCTGCCGGGGAAAGGGAGCGGGTTCGGGCTGTTTAGCGTCCGGGAACGAATGTCGTTCCTGGGCGGCGGATTTGACATCGACGCCAAACCCGGCCAGGGCACCGTAGCCACGCTCACCGCGCCGCTGAACCGGGACCAAGGAGGCGGCCCGCGATGAGTCTGAAAATTCTTCTGGTCGATGACCA
This portion of the candidate division TA06 bacterium genome encodes:
- a CDS encoding sensor histidine kinase, with translation MPKSTKINVKDRLRWQLGERVKELTALHRTALILNRPGRSITHTMRSLVLTLPKAWQYPEITAVKISWAGKTYASSDFKKTRWNQKADFKIIPGQTGSIEVCYLKAPPRADQGPFEQEEELLLNSLAVMIKTYLQNRIYQKRQVQAKTILAQQVKKRTIDLTSANADLRRELARGRRRERWIKAYQEQLKWLASELCLAEERERRSIASDLHDNIGQALAIIKMKFLQLHCNSVLCKFQDSIEELRLLLDDAIGNARSLTFEISPPVLYELGLTPALQWLAEEFHRKYHTGIEVTTEGTPEPLSDDLKVTFFRAVRELLFNAAKHAKVSRAWVRVVWERGALKVEVRDDGAGFDASEILPGKGSGFGLFSVRERMSFLGGGFDIDAKPGQGTVATLTAPLNRDQGGGPR